In Erigeron canadensis isolate Cc75 chromosome 8, C_canadensis_v1, whole genome shotgun sequence, the DNA window AGTTAATCAAATCAGATAttataaacaacttcaaattgTCATCAAATGATGATACACATCAACAGGAAATCCAACATTTCCCCCTTTCAAAAACACAATTACAAACCAAAATGCTCTTATTTCGGCTTTGGCAAATGGCAAAAACCCCTTTAATCGTCCCCTTCAAGTTCGCCATCACTAAATTCAACACTGCCACCATTCACACAAATCTTGGTCATTACTTCACAAAGCTCATCCAATTCAttatcttcatgatcatcactTGTGCTTGCATTCACTTGAACCGACCATAGCGActcatcatcatcgtcttcTTTTTCCAAACACGAATCATAACCCTCATTTTCGTCCGTAAATAACAGCTTTGTAATCAGATTCTTTTCCAAAGTTCCTACATTATCTTCTTCCTGATCAAGTAtctacaaaatcaaaatcacaaaACCAAAATTAACATAAACTCATTTGAAAACGAACAAAGGAACCCCATATCTTAAATTGAGTCAAAACCTGATAAAAATTGAAACTTTCTATCTACAACATCAAAATCAtgccaaaaaacaaaaaaacaaacataaacccATTTGAAAGCAAATAAAACTAAGAAACCCCAAATCAAGAATTGAATCAAAACCTGAGAAAAATTGAAGCTTTCTAtctacaaaatcaaaatcattccacaaaagaaaaaaaataatgtaatataGGCCCatttgaaaacaaacaaaactaaGGAACCCCAAATCAAGAATTTGAATAAAAACCTGAGAAAAATTGAAGCTTTCTGTAACAACAGGAGAGATAGtcaaatcattattattatcttcaGAAAGTTGAGGGGTATTGAAAGGTGTTGGTGCAAGAATATGCATTGGGGAATTGACAAAATTTCTATGTCCAAATGAAATCTTTGAAATCACAGcctcttcttcaactttttgCAAAAGGGTCTTCACTTGACCCCTCAACAGAGCCTCTCCTGACCCAGGACTAGTAACTCGTCTCGATTCGCTATCTTGAATGATCATTAGTTTCTTAGAAAATGTAGAAGATGGAGTTTTTAAATTCCCAATTGCAAGTCCAACAATAGGTGAATCATTTGTTATATCAAACAATGCTGATCTTGATTTCAATATCCCTTTCTCTGATTCTTCGCttttttctagaaaaaaaaaaagtttaaagattcaaactttatgATCACATAATGTATCTATATTGAATAAAGttgtaaataaacaaaaacgatTAATAAAGTTTGtaaattaatgtaaataaacTTACTTGAGATGATGGGTATGTTGTTGTTTGTAGACATTTCCATTGCTTGCGATctggtgatttttgatgatgttGCTGCTGATGATTGAGTCTAAACGAAATCGAAACAAATCTACTGAGAAAATGCAGAGAAATTGGTTTTAGGAACTTAAACAAAGAATTAAGGGTGGTTCTAATAATGGTTCATTACAAAAAATGACCGTTGGAAAGAGGGTGTCTATACATGCCTTTTGGTCTTATTTTGAAACTAGCCGTTACCCAGTGGACATAGTTACTTAATGGGTCAATCAGCCCAGATGCTTTAGCCCACTTAGCATTGTGATAAACGACCGAGAGAATGCTTGTAGacataaaaatttttatttaatagcaTAGTCATTAATTAGTAATTAAGATTCGAGACATCACAGTGATATATTAATTGGGCAGCATGCGGAATTTGAATCACTTATGTTTGCTGTGAAACCCAGGATCTCGAAAAccccctaataatccactcATACAAATTTAAGAAGTGAGATTTCAACCCTAGTGGGTTTCCCCAAGATCTAAGACCTTATCAATGGTTCACCAACCTGTTGGAACTTGTAGACATATTCAATGATCATATTTTATATTACTACAAAAATTATGCtaaatcttttattaaaaattgtGTAAACGAGCAAGATTTTTTATAGATGTATTCGTATAACCGAGATATTACGTGGGTGTTTCCAAATCCTCATCTGACCACCCCAAAAATGCAATCAGTAGGATTCAACCTAATGCCTCTTATGAAAGGtctaaaaaaataactaattagcAAGCAGACGAATTAATACTTGTTGAACATGAACTTTACTGGGTTAGGGGCTTCGTCCTTCTGGGATAAGCCAATTGGTGTTAGAGGAGACGGGGTCTGGTGGTGGCGTTAATGGGTGGTGATTGTGGCGGTTATTTGCGGTTTTGAGTGGTATAGGTTGATAGGGTAACagtccggtgagaacacttttaaaatatgaacagtgagaacacttaaaatcatcattttgatgcattgaaagtctataaaactaacataatgcataactaaatatcattatttaagtgtttaacaacacattgatccgtcaaaatcaaaaaaatcacgttttttgttttgtgcatccatctttgATGCATactcatcaaaatgatgcattcgattttgacagatcagtgtgttgttaaacacttaaataatgataattagttatgacCTATGTTAGTTTTAAGGactttttaatgcatcaaaatgtagtttttgaagtgttctcatttgttttaattttaatttggttctcatttaaTAGTCACCCTAGGTTGATATAAGTGTAAATGATATAGAAGTGGTAGTgaaattattttagaaaataaaggCATGGAATGTAAATTTATAAGTTAACAGTTTATGGTAAATTAATCGAGTAAGAACAATTAAcaagataagggtttatagaACTTCTATGTGTGAGATTATTTCACTACTTACAACCTTGCATGTATGTATTCATACTCATCATCAATAGGTTTTATTTGAGATATGCTCCATTTGTAGTGTTTTAAGTTAAAGTTCTTTGGCAATCTCCAATGACTTCTATAATATGCTCAATCATATTGGTCATTCCAGCAATACATCTGTAAACAGTTTCAACatattatatcaatattttgaatttatttgtTTCTAACACAACATACTGAAACCCAATTATCTCATGTCACATCATCATTCatattaactttaaaaatacattagaataattataaaattacttgttacatcgaaaagaaatactaattcattacattacattagaTTTTATACGcttataaaaacattacatttcattaatttttaaaacGTATAAAATCATTCATTTTgtcaaaaacctataaaaactaatttgtaagcattttaagaatatataaaGGAAACTAATAATCATAACAATTTTAGAGAAAAAATAAACCCacattattgatatataaaaaacgTAAAATAATAGTAAATGAATATGCTATAAAACTCAtctttttcaaacaaaacaaaatattatcTTCTTTTATTTCCCACCCATCATCCTCTTCTCTTCAATACACCACTCCCACATACAAACACATGGTAAACCCACGCACACACACTCTCATTCATATATACAAGCACATATATAGTACACATGAAAACAGAGTctcatatatacacacaaaagaacaaaaaagaaaaagagaataaaTTAAACTTTGAGGGCCCAGTAATATTGGATGCTGTCAATATGCCCGCCGgcattttgttttgtcaaactGATTGGCACATCGACATGGTTATTCCGTATCGACACCAGTATGCATATCGACATGGTTATTGCATTGGAGATGGCTATAAATTAAATTAGGGATTTTGTCCCATTAGATAAAGATGTTAATAAATTATAGAAATAGTGAATGAAGTGAGTGTAAAATGATGTAACCAATATCATTTTTACTACTGCGTTTGGGTtgaaatattgaaatttatttaGTTTGATGATAGCATTGACAGATTAAATGGATATGGTGcctttgacttttaaagtcaaaatGAGATTTCATGACttgaatataattttttttttaacaacaaattaaagattatattaattacaCACCATCTAACAAGTTGCTAGATGGTAAACGTACGAGAGTTTTCGTAAACTAAATTGCAAAATGAGTGAAAAGACTCGAACCAATTATGATACCAAGatctgagaaaaaaaaaaaaagaaacccgCCAAAACGGAGGCCTCAtggtgtttttgatgcattCCCAAACAAGCCTCGAAGAGTAATGATGCCATCATGCCTCTACCTTTAAGCCAACAATTAAGATTATGAAGTTCCAAAGAATGCTTTCTTGTGAATTGCAAAATTGTCCAATAAACCCCATTTCCGTGGAACTTGATGTACACTAACATGATAAACAAGTCACGCAAAGTATGCACAACACACTTGAAGACTTCCAAGTGATTTTTAATACAACTCGTTCCTGTCATGACTTGAAAATATGAACTTGATAAGTAGCTAAAATATTGATCATTGGGAGAAAAACATCAATTGACAAATGAAATGGCCTATCTTCAACTCTATATATCTTTGATTTTGTTAAATGATATGATGGAACATTATTTTATATCTGTTTGTTCGGATTGAATGTAATAAAGATGGAATGGAATGAACGTTGACATCGTAATTGAATGActcattatcattttctattGTGCTTGATTATTATCTGTAACGGAATGCAATTAACAATTAAcagttaataattaataaaccaaATTACCCAATGAATATAATAAACAAggtattttcttttgtttgaaaGTCAAAATATCTGTATGGTTCACATAAACAGACTTAATttgatgtaataataataataatgatcaaatcaagttcaTTTTGAAAGTTAGAAAAAGAATACAACCTTGATATATGGTAACTAAAAAGAATTCAAATATTATGATGAGTTGATATCGTAACTAAAATTACAACAATACCTTTCTATAAATACGGTACATAACAATGGTAACTTTGTTTTTCACTAGCTAGCTTCCAATTGTATATTATTTCAGTTAAATAGAATTTCTCAAATATGTATCATATGAATGCTATATAGTTTTTACATAATTGTTGATAGATCTTCTAAGGTTGATTTTAACTTTAGAGTTAAAGTTTAATCAACTTTTGGATTATAATTAGTTaagttttttgaattttaacctttgattttaatttaaaaattaaattcttTTAACTATAACTCTCTCGGTTCCATATTAAGTGTCTTAGagtctctctctcttttttttccctccaattttgaccgtaaatatatttgtttgtgttatacaatatttgatataacatatatgtattaattgaattttagatgtatttttcattgatataacttttatcaactaatatataacacaaatagaGATATTTACAGTTAAAGTCGAAAAAAAAGACTTGACTAATtaaaataagacaattaaaattaGACGGATGAAATAATAAAGTTAAGAATTAGAGAATTTGTATCCTGTATAAATCGCTAGCCATTGAAGGTACATtggtaaaatcaattttatgatggatgaaaattgaaatgAGTAAAAACACAAGGATGTCTTTTGAATGAATTAAGCGGTTACGAAAGGAATGCAATTCATCATCATGAAATAAAGGGATTCCATTAGagaaatcaaaacaaacatatttttaattcataattccattatgatgattatgattaCTCTGTACCAAACACAAACTTGATCTTAAATATCCAAAGGCAAATTCTTATGAAATCTTATTACGTACAATACATTTCAAGGAAATGAACTCGAAATGATGATTCTTATCTACTCATGATCATATACAAAATAAAGaccattaatttaattaagggttttgttaaacaaagccctaagggctttcgttaagatgcattaattagttgtacacataccataaaattcagaggCCCGATATTTAATATGGAAatatacaatctttttatgtaCTAAATCCATAAAGgattcatttagcattttcctttaaTTTATAATGATCTATCACGCAGTATGGAAACtatgtataatatttaatttgctATGCATAGACTATTTGTCACTCATCAAATCTTTTTGTTTGATTCGGAATTCATCAATTCTGTTAAACAATATAGGAAAACTCTTTATTCTTAAAATGAGTAATTGTAAGTTCACATTAAAAACTTTCATGTTTATAATCAAGCTTAGGGGATTATAAACTAATTTTGCAAAATGTACGTACGTGATAATTAAATCTTCCTAGCTTAGGGGGAGTCGGAGGGCTCATCTCCCTCCAATTATTCAATCAAATTACCCCATCTCATTTTAACCcttcaacttttttttcaacattttttagtgACAACCTAAATTCCTAActttttctttacattttaataatatatccttaacatttataaactttatataattaacctttttttaatttatatgttttattaataaaaaacacattacgtaatattaaaaaacacattacataataataataaaaacattacataaataataataaaaaaaaagtttatactatgcacacaaaaaaaaagttggaaaaaaaacaaaacataaaaacttaCATCTAGCTAAACAAAAGCTTAAAAAagaatcataaaaaaatattttaaaaaacagctaaaaaagaaaatctcatttttaatttatggcccagcaagttttttttttaaataatatattaaaagcagttaaaaaaaaaaacacgttcAGTCCattttacacttttggtccctagTGCTTCAATTGTTACACTAGCAGTCCCTTAAAGGCTATATTTAGGTTTCAAGCTTTTACACTTTCAGCCCCTCGTTCCCCAACACCCTCCATCAACTCGCCTGGAGCTTCCATCTTGCCCAGCCATCTCGCTCGAGTGGTAGCCGAACCACTCCCATCTCCTCCATCTCTCTCCCATCTCTCTCAACCCTCTCTCGGCccccttagaaataattttttgtttgaatTAAATGATCGAACAAGCTTAATCAACCAAACTTTCATCATCAATGCAActttaaattttcttttctttattaaatGGAACATATATATGACTTAGTAAATTAAATAGGACAAAAGTTGTTATCACTAAgtgaaatgctaaatacagccctaagggctgtatttaacgtgcattaAATAACTTGTACTTTCCGTATTAAAAGCTcacccctgattttcatggtaaatatataaataatttatacatcTTAAACACAACCCTGAAgtctgtatttagcaaaccctagataatatcatcattaaaagcacctttcatttttattaactAGCTTCGATCTTCCATCAACTTCCTCCTTTTAAATGAACATgtaagcagcatggttggatcagtggtaaacacccttgcctctggagacagaggttttgggttcgatcctcatcccatgcaaaggttggagggccttttctaccatttaggtagaaagtGGAAgaagcctctctacttaggtagacgtaaggtctgcctacttcttaacctcccccatataccgtcgaggtattggggctcaaaactcgCAGAAGGctgcactgagcagttacttacttatgTAAGTTCGTCCAATCCATCAACCTATACCTTCCTTTTATATCCCAAAATATTGTATAATTGTAATATGAaagaatatataatatcatacgtacgtgtttgtttattatttttgttgagTGTGGGGTGTGACAACCTCTTGTTTTGTAGAGGGGGCGTACTATTGACACCAAGGAATTTGGCTATTGACACCATACCTCAAAAGGGCGGAATTCGCCTCTTCTGACTTGAAAATTTGTCCCTTCTGCTAGTGACGGTCAACCTTTATTCAacgtcattaattaattttgaattttactTTGGGCAGAAGGGGCAAAATATCTTGGGCAGAAAGGGCGAAATTCGCCCCTTTtgagtatatatttaaattcctaATCCATACATACTAGAGGTACGCAAAAACTGATCCAAAAAACCAAAAGCAGAAATAAAGATAAAACCGAACCaagaaaccgaaaaccaaataaaggattggtttggttttggtcttcTAGAAACCGAAAGGATCGGTTCgggtttatatataaaaccaaaacGAAGAGAAatcatatatgacttaacttattatatatttgtgttctaGTGTTAATATTTAGTACATGGTCTTATGGTTCATACGGAGCTTTAGCTCCATACccgaagcagaatacgaagtcatCTTTGTACAGGTAAAAACACTTATACCCATAACGGAGCTCGATCTCCGCTTAACATGACTACCCCGAAACCCCAAAGGTAACGAATACCCagctccgaggagatatacAAGAAAGATCGGATAAAGATCTTTCCCATGATAAtcttattaaacatatatcgaagcttcgatatactcggacacaatttggtaacaagattaccacaaatctcctcaagaaggaaacaagatattcacaaaggaggaaaagatttaccctaattctcttaccatcctctccaagttatttaCACTCTGTATAAATAGAGGACGAAGCTTCACGGcaaaaatataatcaacaaTACATTCGATATACAAAACCCTACAAATCATtcatagtttattcgaccttcgtataaaccctaaacaaaacccacaaaccctaagtcgaacatAACGACTTATGACCAATAAATCataggcgtaaagcggtctccgaccctctgaccgtaagggaatcgccgataaacaccAACAACCACACTCACACATCCGGTTGgaccatagtgcgattatttgatcaaacactcATTATGTTTGAAAACGAGAACATGATTATAATAATCTTATTCATGCAATCTTCTTTCACTGTTGTTAATATCTTTGAAAGTATATTCTGGTTGTTTAGATTAACGTAGCCATTATGGTTCTTTTATCATCAATACTCTTATTTATACTATCTccaatttgaaaaaccaaaaactgaatcaacggattggtttggttttggtattTTAGAAACCAAATGGATCGGTTCGACttcaatttcatatataaaaaccaaTGGTAAAAACCGAACCGACTTAAGTAATACTATGTCCTTACGTGTTCTTCTTTAGCCGGAGATAAACGTCTAGCAAACGCATGACCATAAACATCATTTGTGTCATAATTATGTGTATGATATATcacatttactctccaatcatagGAGGGGGAAGATGAAATTTGCAAgggatttttagggtttttggtttCATAATTTAATTAGGATACTTCCCTATAAATACCTTAAGAAATCCctaattaattcatttattcaTAAATCCCTAACACACACATAAAGGTGAAAATCTTATTTCTCCCTTTTGTGTGTGTCAAACAAAACATCCCAAAATAAGCAAAACCCCAAAATTGTTTTAGCTATAGGGGTTCGAATTCCACTAGGTGGAATTGTAAGGGTTTCCTTTGTTGCGGTCGTAAGCTTCAAGGTGTCTAGCAGATCCTTCGTTAAGACATTGTTCGTGTATGCACTTACGGAGGGTTCTACACTTGGAATCTCGTTTCCGAAATCTTCCACGTCACGAGGGATCTtgttgatgtgcaaaatcgagctttaaatttataaaactaaaattacCTAAAAATCACTagtacgcactcacgggcagtggacccgatcgtttgtaatatagttaagaggtaagtctgagttcgttctcaaggattgggaaatgattagttgcttgtaaaatggtttggaaaacgggtgttgctttgaaaaatcctcttgacaaataagtaaattggttcgcaaaataattgcataaattttaaaaaaaatttcaaacaatataattaaaagtcatccaccttgacttccctcaactttcaaatgtgattgcatttaatgaagaacaaattctctagagtttaaagataatcgtgacaagattaagatactcacgtggtaccaccaaccatgaacaaattatcgaattaCCTAACTAccagttaaattacccaagctggtaccaccaaaactaagacaattcttctaacaatcagttttattgactatcaaattatcaactgaacctatgtgacaatagcatggtaccaccaaccgatatcaatcacgttgacaaaattaatcttttcttaaaatgatatttacTATCATatcatgaactagtgataactacttatagacaagtaaccgttttaaaatcacatacacattcaactggtaccaccaacgaagaatcatatgcaaccaatatcaaaattaattaatgaaaagaattaacatcatcaagatcacagaacaacgataattaaataaacccttttgaattaaaaatattgcaatcacattatccgtctagtttcatcaaggtggatgattaaacgtttagccactcatgatcaatccacaataataaataaaatacaagacaaacatgatgtaccaatcgtttgaagaaaataaaatgcaagacaataagtagatacgatctagatgggtgctcgtgaatcttcaacgaatccacCTAAgaaaataatcttgattggaggaagaagaacccttgtagaatagctcctagaaagatttttgatacaggattttcgacctagggtttgctatatatactcctccaaaatctgatgcaaaaacaagGCAGGTCTTGttttcccgtgcacccactgcggcgcagtggggttgagccttctctcactgcggcgcagtgaggtgtggtttgactttgacttcggctgactgcggcgtagtggcttgtgtgaccaccactgcggcgcagtatgaatccacAGCCTCCTTTATTCCTttcctgactgcggcgcagtcattcctagccatccccactgcggcgcagtgggcatggcAACCTCCACTGCGGTGCAGTCACAAATATGTACAAAGCCAAGTTCTTTCGATCTCGATTACTTGCCAAACTCTGCCGTCTcttccactcaaatcaactctcatcatCATAACGCACTTCCGggccaataatcatccgaaaatgtaccaaatgaacgtgtatcctgtttagagcctgtaaacactaacaaacaccataaacgcgccaaatgcatacaaaaatgacttaaaacatatagtaaaatggccaataacgatgtgggtaatgggtataaattagtcacatcactTGTCTACCACAACGAGGTcagttttgtatttattaagttaCTTTTATTGCATTGCATGGTGATTTTGGTCCGAGATGTTAGAACTATTAAATGTCTCTTAAAATATTACCACACGTTTTTAATAGTTGCTAACAGTTTATTAACACGCTTCCGCTTAGCaatttgatttgtattttaaaatttgttataaaattggGTCGTTACCCGATTCCTTTTATGTTAGCCGGTTAATGAAATCCCAACAAAAGTGTGGGGTCAGATGGGACAAATTTCGCCCCTTTTGCTTATAAATTCGCCCTTCTGCTCAAAATTTTTCCCATTCTGCTCTGACATATCGGGTTGAAGTGACGTAAAGTTgacaacattaaaataaaaaatgtcagGTCAAATGGGGCGAAATTCGCCCCTTCTGCTCCTAAAATTCGCCCCTTCTTAAGGGTGTCAATAGACAAAAAAGGGTGTTAATAGGAAGCCCCGATGTAAGAGGTGTCAGTGACCACTAACTTAATGGGTGAGTCGTGCTCAGTCAGTTGAAAGGGAGTACACTTAGAGTTGCATTAACCCATTTGGTATGTCTCATAAATTATACAATGGATATTTACTGCGTTACTTTTTATGTCAATGTAAAAACTACAATTAAAGACTTAAGTTAATGCCAATGAATACAAAGTTATCTAGGTGTGGTTTTCACGTACTTTGTGGCCGATACTAACACACAATATCACTACTATAATTTATGGTCCTTGGAGAACATCCATAGTCAGAAAGATACAAATTCACCCAACTCTAACTCCTCATAAACCTAACGAAAGAACTTAACCAATTGATCGGGCACAGGTACGCTAATACTCCAAGCACCTACAAGCTGATCGATGTACCTACAAGCGAATGACCAAACCAATGAACCGAAAGACCGCCTATCCTGCATGTGCATGCCGCAGAGAACAATATGAAAACATTTAAAAACGTTATTTTGATGCATGCATTATCtactaatatactaaaacaggattgtataTTTTGTTTATCGATACTTGGCGAATTCTTTACACGACATGTGTCACTTTTGGTGTAATTAAAAATGATTCCTAATCATAAttacctaattgtaatcaaatactaatatttagatttagttatatatatatataatatatatatatataaatattttgattgaCACTTAACGCATTCCTTGCATGGCATGTGTCAATTTGGTGTAACTAAAAACATCTCTAATTCATAATTACCTAATTATGATCAAATACTAatctttagatttaatatatttaaattatattttgttattattatactaagtttctatatatatgtgatctataaaagaaaattaataatgttaacaaccaatatatatcaatacgaaatataatatatatactaagttTTAAACATcgaattaaaaaatatatattatacaatttaTGAGGTTTCATATAATATGTGAAAGGGGTATGTATCCAAATTTAGGTATTTAATTAACAACCACGTATCTCTATTCTTTACATAAATGTAATtgtaataatatcatatattatataatttgtacattGTATGGACATTAAgactataaatatattatataaatcattatcattatttaattgttaaaatacACATTAATCAGAAAtgatacataaaacaaaaacgGATGAAATTTTCAAATTTGACGGATCAATTTGACCGTTGGATGGGTGTGTTGGTAACTATTCTAAgtattcaagacttaaataccaAATATTTTACTACTAaaacactttgttggttattaatttaacaattaatCTAATACCACAAGTTCTTTCATTACGAAAACAAAAAGTTAACTGTGGAGATTCGCTTGATCcttcaaaaattattatatatattatatacaagtGCTCAGACCCGTCCATTAGATGGttaatctcaaaatatataagttttataataatgataaaacatAAAGTGTATCACCAATATCACAACCTTAATAAATAcgaaagcaaaagaagaaacatatgaaaagtaactccatataaatattgattgcagtttgtcttttttttccaactttagttaaatataaagagaaacaaaaagtgtatgaccaatatcacaacttaatctatacgaaagttaaagaagaacatatgaaaattaatttcatataaatattgattccagtttgcccatttttttcaactttagttaaataaaaaaagaaataaaaagtttattaccaatatcacaacttaatcaatatgaatgttaaagaagaaacatataaaaattaactccatataagtattgattccagtttatcttttttttcaactttagttaaataaaaagataaacaaaaattGTATAGTATAtaaatgtggtcttattttttgttgtcaaAAAAGAAGCcttaatgaacctataatggacaacaaactaaattaaaaagataataataac includes these proteins:
- the LOC122580150 gene encoding uncharacterized protein LOC122580150, giving the protein MEMSTNNNIPIISKKSEESEKGILKSRSALFDITNDSPIVGLAIGNLKTPSSTFSKKLMIIQDSESRRVTSPGSGEALLRGQVKTLLQKVEEEAVISKISFGHRNFVNSPMHILAPTPFNTPQLSEDNNNDLTISPVVTESFNFSQILDQEEDNVGTLEKNLITKLLFTDENEGYDSCLEKEDDDDESLWSVQVNASTSDDHEDNELDELCEVMTKICVNGGSVEFSDGELEGDD